The segment TCATGAGAAATTAAACATCTCACAGACATACCATACTTGCTTACAAGGCAAGCCATAGTTGAGCATACCCATAGCATCGTTAAAACTATGCTACTTAAGCAAAAAGAGGGAATGGAGAAGGCACTTCCAGCAGGAAGGCTTGCTAAAACTGCTTACATATTGAACTTTTAAAATCGAGGATGTGAATACGAAGGACCACGGATAGCCCTCATTTCGTTTCAGTTAACGAGGAAAGAGTGAATATTCATGGGAAAACTATGATACTGGTAAAGAATCTGGAATCAGGTTAATGGGAAGGCCCATTCCCACTGATAActtggaggagaggaagaatcCTTAGGGTAAACTGTACTGGTTATTGCCAATCtctttgtgatttttaaatgtttatggTATGTGAAAGTGTAAATGTAAATGGTATGTAGTAATGTAATTGTTAATGATATACAGAAATGTAGTTGTTAATGGTACACGGAAGTGGAATTGTTAACAGTATACAGTAATGTAAATGTTAATGCTATATGGATGTGTAAACGTTAATGCTATATGGAAGTGGAATTCCAGTTAACGGTACATGGAAGTGTAATTGAGGGTCCGAATAGTGAacttgtgaaaaacaaacaaacaacaacaaaaaggttAAGGAAGAACATTGagtaaaaatattaaagttTGTGATTTGCTCTAGCCAAAGCAGATAAGTGCCGGCAAGAGAACACAtcccctgcactgctcctcctcatGCAGCTTGTAATCAGAATGTGAACCAAGTGTTACTTGAGGGACAAAACCAGGACGCTGGAAGAGAGAATAGCCTTtatctgcagagatctaggaaacttGATATCCCAGTGTTAGCACGGGAAGCCTTaggagggaaggagctgagagCAGGGCTCTAGGACCCAGAGATCTCCTCatgaagagctgaaaaaagGAGGCCTGGCAGGGTCCAGGAGGGTTCCACCctcatggaaaagaaaagcagttagtGCAAAAAGCAACACTGGATTTGGTAACAGATACAATGACAGTTAAAGGTGGAGAAAATTACGCTAGGGATGACGATGTGATGCCACCTACAACTATGGAATACTGGTAAAACCCTTCTATGTCCTTTTGAAATCCTGTCCAAATGTCCTCATACAGGTTGAGGAAGACAAATAAGAGTAAGACTTAACTGTGGCAATTGGACACAGACTCTGTTGTTagtgcaaaaaaacccaaaaaacttCTATTGCATGAGATGAACTTGAACAATATACACTTGGTCAAGTGCCTTATTAAACATGACTATTGCTAtgtgtggcagtgctggatcTTCCACCTTGAAGTAGTTGGCACTGGAGCTGGGCTCATGCCTCTTATGCCATCCCGCAGCACTCAGTCTATGTTGCTGTGGGTGTTGGACCGAGGCACTGCCTCTGTCAACCTCATCTCAAGTTTGTTGTACCCCGGCAGCGTCTCCCTGTAGCGGGTGATGAAGTTGAAGAGGCTGTCAAACACCCAGTTGTCAGTCAGGAAGAACCTGGAGATACTGGCATCCTGCCACCAATGGATGCAGCAGTGTTGCACCTTTTCATTACACCAGAGGGACAGAACATAGTCCCCAACAAATGTTCCACTCTCCCTGACAAGGAAAGAGCCATCAGGGTCCCCCATTTCGGTGCAGTACTCTGTCAACAGCCACTCAGCCATGTGCCACCCAACACGCCCTTCTCCCAGCTTGCTGTGGAACCAATCCTGTGCAAGATGCAGCTCGATGTTGGTGCTCACCTCCTTCTGTGCGGATCGTCTCCCTCGTCTGTTCCTGGCTGGGACAACATAGAGCAGGTTCCATGTATAATTGATGGACTCTTCTGTCATTTGACTGTGTGCTGCCTGCTCCTTTGTCACGCATGAACGCATGGTTCCTTGCCACTCAACTCCACTAAGCCACCTCAGGTTTGGTGGGAATTGCCAGTGGTCTTTATAGCATCTGCTCCCACCCATGCCAGGTGTACAAGCTGGATGTCTCGTGATTATGTCAAGAGGTTTTGTCTGGCACAAATAGTTACAATCTTTCGGTTTTCTCCCTCCATGTCTGCCAAACTTCTTTACACCCCCAAAGGTTTTTTTCAGAGCAagaatgtctttattttatCCCAGTAATACACGGATTAAAGGAACTGAAGTAAGGGACCTGGACAAATTCATTGAGGGAGCTTGGAAAGTATATAGAAACAGGGGTTGTAATGAAAGAAATTGGGAAGAACAGCAGCCATCTCAGCGCTGGCCATAATGTGACTACTGCACTTCCAGCAGTGGTTTGGGCATTCACcatgttggaaatatccaaataattttgtcaggacggtatctctgataaagcagattttatttgcgATTGCAATGACGGGCGTCCCACAAGCAGGAGAGCGCGCTTACGAGCACGGATATGAGAGCTATTGTAACTTGTTGCATAGATGTGTGGTGttggctgtgagctgtgctgtctgtgaGCCCAGCTGTCTTCAGATgatgttgtttttccttaaatctgctTTCCTGGTTTGTTCATAACACCAAAGAGGCTCTCcttgatttatttccttttccttccaaagaaaGGTCAGTTGAATGTGGTTGGGGCCCCATTTGTAGCTGTGCCATTAACCTCTTAATCTTGCACAGAGCAAACTGCACTCAGCCAcacaacctccccccccccaacctgtTTCACCATCTGATAAATGTcttaaagctttaaaacaaCCTGGCTGGCACTGCTCTACTGTATAAGGGTGCAGAGCACCCACTCTGTTTCATGGAACCACTCCTCTGCAGACCAGGCGTGCCTGCAGGCCGGGTTTCCTCGTGCATCCTCCCACTCTTCTCATTCCAGAGTGATAAGACTATCATTCCAGACTAAGATTCCCAGAGTGCTTTGTGGTCCCTTGTTCTGGGAGGAAGATAAAAAGCAACGCTTACAGTGTGAGGATTACCTTGTCTGCTCAGGCAGCCAAGACAGCAGAACGGGTCAGAGATTTTCCCTCTCCCATTTGTTTGAGTTATTGCTCTtaattccttttatgttgtattatCTCACATCCCTTTACCATTTTTAGTAAATTACTTTTCTCCTTACCCTAGTTAAGCCGCTTGCACTTCTCCACCGATTTTTCCCCGCCAGGAGAAGGAGTTGAGGGGAGGCAGAAGTCCGTGTCACACGACAAACCCTGCAGAATGTCTACAGTTCTAATGTGAAACTGAAGAGTCCTCTATCTTTGAGGTCCGCTTTGGACACCACACAAGGCTTTGGGCAAGCCACTGTGTCATTACTTCCACTTCTCACCATGCatagctttgctttgcttattcccatgcaggagagaaggaagattCAGTTTGAGTCTGTGATACTTGGGTTATGGCGGTAACTCATGTATGTGCAAAGTGATCCTTTGAATTTAAGTGAAATGGTCCTCTGGAGTGAGTTTTGTTAAATAGCATGGCTAAGACTCGAATGAGACACCAGTTTCAGAAGATGTGTCatgattttgtaattttgctattggtattccacatcatatcatcatgtacagcacaggtaattaaagggttaatactccagttctgtggattgacaaccttctagatacctgcttctcaaaagagaagaagaactaccTATCCCAGAGGatctcatggtcagagaagggcGATACAGCACGAAAGTCACAGGATCTGACTCTCTCTCACACTCAGGCAGAagggtgggtgtgcttccaagctgtgcacCTTCATTCACGTAGGcctttcggttttggaaactttctctcccttattttatttgatttattacccttaatttcaattagattgtattatattgtgttatcttgcattccgatatcatagtaaaataagttttcctccttagatcgttgctgctgctccgttctttttccctctctgagcccagctcccgttCTGCtaccctttcctttttcccttcccattttttgagagccagggggcccacgggcctactgcccccctgtcacgggcatagattaatgtagattgatctagataactcaGTGACAATGAGCTAATGAATTTGTGAGCTCTGGTTCTCATTTCTAAAATGTTGTTCTCATTTCTGCATTGCTGGGCTTCATGGGCAGGGACAAACATTTCTGGCTCAGCGGCAGCTGGACTAAGTCACGTGTATTTAATACAAAACTAATGCCaaaagttttcttcttccaggaCTATGTGAGGTATACAGTTCTTGGAAGGAAAACCCCAGTTGAGTGGGGCCTTTGTTCTGGACTTGTGGTGCAGAATATCTCTGTAGACTAGCCTTCCAGTGAACAAAGTAGTTCCTGAGAACATTAGGAAAACAGTCTTTAACTTCTTGCCAGATTCTTATTACTGCATCTTCAGATTACTTTTTAAAACCTGTCCTTTTACTCCCTAAGCCTAACCAGAGAGTAAATGAAGCTGGTTCTCAGGAGAACTGTTTAGTTTGAACGTTGTCTTAAAGTTTCCTAGGTATCTTtcatacaaaattaaaatggcCACAAATGGTCAATTTGGAGAATGTTTAATTTGACTTCAATCTTATGGCTAACTTAGGTTTTTCAGGCTTTGACTTTTGCCTTCTTAGAAAAATTGCATAAATGGGGTACTTCCATTGGATTACTGGTAGACTTTGGGGTTACAGATGGCTCCATGAGAGCCATATAAAAATGATTCAAATGGGGATTCCCTCCAGAAGAGGCATGCCGTTTCTTGTTGCTACTAATACATATCTTTCTCTTTGAGCTGGGATTATTCATTTCTACAATTCAGAAACAGTCTCGAAACAGAAGACTACCAAAAGTTATTTTAACAAACGCGCTTCTGTTTTACGAAGCATCTCCATACTTTCTCAACTGAGGTGCCTGCTAGGTGGTTTCATTACAGCTTACACCGTGTGTAGTATTTTTCTAGTACGGTTCAGTCCTGTTGTGGGCTAACATGAAATATCTTCACATCAACCAGAAGCTACACTTGATGTAGCACTGCTGGACGTTTGATAGCCCACTTAGTAAGTTAACAGCATTTTGAAGCCGTTAGGTTTGTCACACATCTTAAGACCACCTGTGCCCATGGTATAACACGTGAGCATTCAGTTGAATACCTAATGGTTGAAGGTGTGTGCAATGTAGATGCCTACAGGCGTGTATTTTACTTCCTGAGAGAATATGGATTTCTACAGTACCTTTGTACGAATAAGCTACGTTTAGAAATGAAAGCTTCCTTTCAGTCCATGGAAGGTCAGATGTGCTCTATGTAGGAAACAAACATGTGATGTCATTTTCCTTCAGGAATTAAGACATTAACAGTGACATTGAAGGGGAAGGATTCTAGTGCATCCGAGGAGCAACTCTGGAAAACTGCCCAGAGAATAGCTTCTCATCAAGGCCGCTTTTCATTACCGATTACGATTCCTTTGAACGATTAATGGATCGTTAATGGATTACGAATCCATTAACGATTACGATTCCTCAGCTTTGCAACCCTCAAAAATGTATCAATTTTTAATACGGGATTATCAGTTTGATTTCCATTTTAATGGCCCTCGTTAAACGAATTAGagagcttggagaagaaaaagagcttgGAGGTAGGCACCCGGGGTATTTCTGATGGTTAACTTTCCCGAGTGTGTGAGCAGCTAACAACAGAGGTAAAATGTGTCAGGCGGTTTGCAGAAAGCAGTTACTCCTTGAGACCTGTGTGTGTCATGGTGAAGTCTCAGCTGTGCACAAAGGGAGCTCGCTTCTCTGGCTGTCCATTTAGCATAGTGTCTCTCCATTTCATACTGGATGTGAAATTGACGCATCGGCTGTGTTTAAAGATGCGTTCCTTGTCACTGCTCCTTGTGTGTTTACAAAGAATGGCAAGACCATTTACTGTGATGTCACCACTTCCgcttttgtaaaaataaatgctgtaattACAAAACCCTGTGTCTTCTAATGAGTCAGGCAAGCAACCAAAGGCTTTTCTAATACATACCGCAAGAGGGTCCAACCTTTTGGCCTGCCTGGGCCACCCTGAATGAaggaagaggaattgtcttgggccacatacaaaatatataatGAAGCTGATGGATAGAACTAACACGGATAATTTTCGCTTGTATACTTTTTACTAAACCCTTTTTtcagcaatcttgaaacctagTCACCAACTCCTTTAGTAAGGGGAAAGCAAGACTGCACAGTCTTGGCTCTTCGCAGGGCTGTGTTTAGCCCACGGGTCGCAAAGCACACAACCCATTGCCATAATGAGAGTCAGCGCCGCACAATGCCCTCCCTGTGTCCTTGCGCCAGAGCTGTCTGGGTAGCTTTGATCCGACGTGCGGAAGCCGCAGGGCTCCACTCCCACAGGCCACCACTGGGGCACCTCTGACAGGCCCAGTGGCAGGGCGTGTGCAGTCCCTCTGTGACATGTTCTAAGGTCATAATGGCATAGCCCTGCATCACAGCGGTGACCGCCCCCTTTAAGCTCAACGACCCCACGTGTCCTCCCCACATCTCCCAGAGAGGCCGGAGAGACTCCAGGTGCTTGCCGAGGAGCTGATCTCGCCgctgctgtgctctggaggagctgctgtgccgTGAGGAGGAGTaggcagagagaagcagaactAGGGGCAGGGGTGAAGGGCCAAGGAGGAGGGTTGTTTTGCTGGAAGGCTGCCCACCTGCTACAGTTGTTGACCTGCAGCAAGGGGGGAAGCAAGATGGCAAAATCCCTCTTCTCGGGACCTCGCTCGCCTCCAACTGCTGAGAAGCTCAGAAATTCTGGTAAGGCCCTCAGGCCCAATTTCACACGTGCTGTCGGGCCCAGTGACATGTCTGAAAACAGGTGTGGAAGCCCTGAAGGAGGAAGGCGGGCATGGCTGAGCAGGGCAGGTTGCTGCAAGAAGGCAGCTACCTTAGCACCCAAGGGGCCGAAGGAGCGCTTGGGCAGGCGTGACTCCTGGGTTCTGTTCCCGACCTGGCCCCTGCCTTCCCAGGGATCTCCAAGCAGGAGCCGCCAGTGGAACTGAACTGCTTGTCTCAGAAACGCATCACTCCTTTGGCAGGAATTCAGGGTGCTGAACTGTTTTGAGGTGGCCTCCTGGGAGCATGACATgtctcttcttttgttttccagagctcGCTAAGTTTTGGTCCAGTGCATCCTATTATCTCAGTCAACAGCTGGCTTTCTACCAGGTGGGACTTgcctccctctcctttcctccctctcacGGTCGATTTAGCCGCGAGAGCCCATTTGCCACGGAACGCAGATATTCTTCCCCTCTGTGGAAGCAGGAATCATGCCCCAGAAGGACTCTGCAATGCAAAATGGGCCACAGGCTAGCTCCTCTGTCAGTTCTGACATGCCAGGAGGTCCAGGCCTAATGATGGAAGAAGGGCTGGACATTTTCTGGGCCTGCCTGAGTCCTCTGCTGGCAGAGTTGAATGACTAAAGTGGATTGCCTAGGGGTGACTGCCAGGTTGGGAACCCCGTTTGTCTCTTTATGAGCCAAAAGACTGCACTCTCTGGTTCTTCACAGGCAGGAGGGGTGAGAGGGAAATAGTCTTCTGACATCCCCTGCAAAACTTCTTCTGATCCaccctttcttctctttcaggcTGTGCACATTCCTGGACTGGGGACTTTCATGGTTGTCAGAGAGCGCGTAGTCAGCCAGAAGGGTCTGGTTACTGTTGAGAGACCCCTGTTTCACCTGGCAAAGGCTCTTGCGCAGGACCATGACCTCCAGTATGACTTCATAGATGTTGCAGGTAGGAAGAGTGAAGTCTGACAGAGGTGCTTCCCTGGCACCAGAGTGGGGAAAGGGTGCCAGACTGTCATTATAGATGGTAATACAGTGTAACAGCACACTCTCTTTCACCTGCTTCAACAATGGGTTTCATTCCGGTCCCATTGGCTCTGTGTCTCAGCGTCTCCTCAGAGACATACCAATGGTGCCACTTCAAAATCTCAAGAGTAGCGTATTGCCTGTGGGGCTGGAAGCTGCTGACTTTTGATTGTAGCCCACTCAGTGGCTCTCCAAGTGCTCACgttcctctcctcttctttcgCCAGGACATGACCAGTATCAGCAACTTCCGTATGCTCAGATAGCCTCAGAAAATGGCATCTCTGCAGACGCGGCGCAGCTTTGCGTGGAAAGGACCGTGTGCCTTTTCAGCGCCTGCATAGAGAAGAGGCGGAACGTTGCTTTCATTTGGAGAGACGTTGGCATGCTGCTGATTGAAGGAAAACGGGTCCAAATGAAATTCTATGAGGACTTCCTGGAGAAGCTCAACGGGACTGCTGGCATGTTGCAGGCTCTTCTTGGGGTAGGTTTTGCATTTTCCCAGCACTACCTCTGATTCTTCTGAAATGCCTTCCGGGGACTAGGGGACTGCTTTCTCCTGGCCTGCCATGCTTCTTCAGCCACCTGGGCTCCTGGTGGTCTGCAGGAAAGCAGGCTCTGTAGAGCTCTTCCCTTACACGAGGGGGCGCGGCTCTGTGCCAGGATATGCAACCTCAAAAGGCCTTGCTTTTTGTCAAGAGACCAGAGGAGCGGTGAGCGTCACTGCTCAGTCCCAACTCAGAGCATGGAGCAGAGACACAGGCACAGCAAGGCTTGCTGAGGCCCGAACCCCTCCCTTTGGCAGCTTGCATTGTGTTGGGCTAAGACAGATTGGAGCTGCCAGCCAttcccattgtccccatctCCCATTGTCTGTCTCCGTTCTGATTGCAGATGCCAGAAATGAGCAAATCGGTCATCTCACGCAATGACTGCGTAGCTTCCCAAACAACTTCCGGACGTGTTACTGTCTTTCCAATGTGAGTATGCTTGCTCCTGCCACACGCGCCTGAGCGAGACAGCAGCTTTTCAGCTGCCCATGGTACTCGCTACGGTACTTAGCAGTGCTTAGAGGCCCGGTTTGCAGGGAACTCCCTGCTCACTCCAGTTCAGTTGGATTGCATTTGGAGAAGCGTGGCATAGCAAAGTCACGTTTCACATCCGTGCCAGTGTCAAAACTGGGGGGGCACTTAGGCCAgtcttccttctggttttcccAGTGCTTCTTCCATCCTGCAAATGAGAGTGCATTCTGCTTAGGTCCCAAGGGCTAGAGGAGGAACAGATTCTTGTGCAAATGGGAGCCTGAGTGTGGCAGGCTTCTGCCAGGGCTCTGTCTTGTAccattgctgctgtgcagtgacaTCCACAAGTGGCgggggtggtgggcatggagtTGAGCCTCAAGAGCTGCAAAGATATTAATCTGCAAGAAACTtggaaggcaagaaaagaatggaaagggCTGTTGGGTTGTTGGGTGGCAAGCGACCGGTCTGTTCTGCGTGAGCATTCTGAGTGAGAGTATTTCCTCCTGTGAACCAGCCAGAGGGGTTGGCTGGGAGCAAAACTGCTCTCACAGCAAGGGCAGAAAAAACACTGGCACGTACTGACAGGGCCTCACCTGCCCCTCCAGACGCTGGAGGTCTTGTATGGTTCTCCACAATGAGCTGCTCTGGGAAACAATGGCCTTCCAGTGTCTCTGTGGTCTGTCTCTGTCACTCCGTTATTGGGTCAAACTGCAAGGGAAGGTGTTGCCCTTCCTTCAGcctgcttcttcctctttcaggtACGAGCACAAGTGCATAATTAAAATGACTGAAACACCAAAGGTGGACCTGAAGTACCACGTGAAGACCAGACACGAGCAAGGCTGGGCAAGACCTGGTGACAGTGGCACGAAAGGTAAGGGCACCTGTGAGTTGCCAGCAGGGgcctctttgttttccttcctcctcatctgGAGACGATTAGAACTGACATGACCACAGAGCGCCTGGAAGAGCATGAGACACTTTGGGTGACTCTTTGTACCCACTGTGGGAAAGCCTGAGTGATCCATTGCAGAACAAGTTCTCAGGGCAGCCCTCCATCACAAGTGGCCACTGGGATCATCTCAGCAGAGGACACTTTCCCCGCAGCCTCCGCTCGGCAGCCTGTCCTGCCAGCCCTGGAAATCACTACCCTTGCTTCCCTTTGTCTTCTCAGATGTCTCAAAAGCACTTCCTCTGCTGTCAGCACGCCCCAGTAGCAAAGCTGTGTGGGTGGGACATGCATCAAGAGATGCAAGagccagctcctctgctgctaaACGATTCTCCTCTCTGGAATGGCTCTTTGAGACCATCGGCATCTGCCAGGGCATCCCCCATTTCAGCACACACAGGGGATGAAGGCATCAATGTAGCATTCCCCAGGGAACAACGCTGCCCCATAGCCATGAAGAAACGGGCCAAAACCTTGTCAGAAATGCAACTTTTCTCAagttctctcccttcctctttctagGGGACCTTTGTGAGACGCGCCTCCTTCATCGAGCAGCGCTTTCTCCAATAAGATTACCGGCATTGACTGTAATGCCAGGGAGAGACCAGAAAGCCGAGGAGAAAGAGCCTCGCACCAGGTGAGACTCCTGGCAAAAGAAACGCGGGTGATGCCATGCTCTTGCCTCTGTGGGAGTGAAGTTTATCTGGAGGGTATCCGGAGACTGTATGAACTCATCCTACCACATTGCGATTCCTTGCTCACGACAAATGTCCCATAGCATCACTTCTTAGCTGGGTAACTAATGGCAAAAGCTCCTTGCAAGAGCGCAGAGTCTTTCTTGCTTCCCTTCAGATGGAAGCAAACCGGACCTTTCTGTTTGCCAAGCCCAGTGCGCAAAGTGACAAGAAACATCCCGAGAAGGGATGAGGGTGTTCCTTTCCTAGGAGCGTTTGAATAGTTTTGAGTGTGTTTCTGGGTTGCTGTCAGCACCGCAGGCTGTTCCCAGGTCTCCGAGGGAAGTGGTAGAGACCAGATCAGTCATGTGGGGGCTCTTGCAGACTCTTTTTTGCTGAGGAAGCTGCTGAAGCACTTTTAAGCATGCAATGCAagcccagcacctcctgccctcctgtcAACTCTCCCCACCTGTCTCTGCAGGCAGCTACCAGCCGTCCCGGGGAGACCCTTGCAGGATAAAGAAGAGC is part of the Gallus gallus isolate bGalGal1 chromosome 2, bGalGal1.mat.broiler.GRCg7b, whole genome shotgun sequence genome and harbors:
- the LOC121113115 gene encoding uncharacterized protein LOC121113115 isoform X2, whose translation is MSKSVISRNDCVASQTTSGRVTVFPMYEHKCIIKMTETPKVDLKYHVKTRHEQGWARPGDSGTKGDLCETRLLHRAALSPIRLPALTVMPGRDQKAEEKEPRTRQLPAVPGRPLQDKEEQGKVIPLVTPRMVDFIAAAVEANRRVRDTDCCSASVLLNCRKASLILTAFLTARSHNTLLEEK
- the LOC121113115 gene encoding uncharacterized protein LOC121113115 isoform X1 → MVLHNELLWETMAFQCLCGLSLSLRYWVKLQGKVLPFLQPASSSFRYEHKCIIKMTETPKVDLKYHVKTRHEQGWARPGDSGTKGDLCETRLLHRAALSPIRLPALTVMPGRDQKAEEKEPRTRQLPAVPGRPLQDKEEQGKVIPLVTPRMVDFIAAAVEANRRVRDTDCCSASVLLNCRKASLILTAFLTARSHNTLLEEK